One genomic window of Candidatus Pseudobacter hemicellulosilyticus includes the following:
- a CDS encoding DNA/RNA non-specific endonuclease has translation MSTELFISGYRTNFLNAAVNLPTLNSKQSEDLAPVDGRPDNVAEYINYSLQVSASRGFPYYTASNIDGVNFKKAPRRDAWRTDQRISREHQWGPELYRADKSDFDKGHMTKREDVQWGDSIAIASKAADATFFYTNAVPQHAQLNQQIWRSLEDYVLHTEARQHDLLISVFTGPVLSKKDPWFVTPVKNRRLQLPILFWKIIYFTRKDGSLYRVGFLMSQSSLLFSEGIVETAITEKARGEETEEDQLFMEFEEADTYQVNIGTIETLSGLQFAKASEPFEDSRSIRLVLKEIDIKESIKESNNAYEQIGFRIEGLQI, from the coding sequence ATGAGTACAGAACTATTCATTTCCGGATACCGGACCAACTTCCTGAACGCAGCAGTAAATCTGCCAACCCTCAACAGCAAACAGTCTGAGGACCTGGCGCCGGTTGACGGCAGACCAGATAACGTAGCGGAATATATCAACTATAGCCTTCAGGTGAGCGCTTCCAGGGGATTCCCCTATTATACAGCCTCCAATATTGACGGGGTCAATTTCAAAAAAGCGCCTCGTCGCGATGCCTGGCGTACCGACCAGCGGATCAGCCGGGAGCACCAGTGGGGACCGGAATTGTACCGGGCCGACAAAAGTGATTTTGACAAAGGCCATATGACCAAACGGGAAGATGTGCAGTGGGGAGACTCCATTGCCATTGCTTCCAAAGCGGCGGATGCCACTTTCTTTTACACGAACGCGGTGCCACAGCATGCACAGCTGAACCAACAGATCTGGCGCAGCCTGGAAGACTATGTGCTGCATACCGAGGCACGGCAACATGATCTGCTGATCTCTGTATTTACAGGTCCGGTACTGAGCAAAAAAGATCCCTGGTTTGTAACGCCGGTCAAAAACCGGCGCCTGCAGCTGCCCATCCTGTTCTGGAAGATCATCTATTTCACCAGAAAAGATGGATCTCTTTATCGTGTCGGTTTTCTGATGAGCCAATCGTCCCTGTTATTCAGTGAAGGCATTGTGGAAACAGCGATCACCGAAAAGGCGAGGGGAGAAGAGACAGAGGAAGATCAGCTGTTCATGGAATTTGAAGAGGCAGATACCTACCAGGTCAATATAGGGACCATTGAAACCCTATCAGGCCTGCAATTTGCCAAAGCATCGGAGCCTTTTGAAGACAGCAGGAGTATCAGGCTGGTGCTGAAAGAGATTGATATCAAAGAATCCATCAAGGAAAGCAACAATGCCTATGAGCAGATCGGGTTCCGCATAGAAGGATTACAGATCTGA
- a CDS encoding ionic transporter y4hA: protein MKLFLQWTVIGPILAWILFFSGLIYDSGTFQIIASLLLGASVMAAVHHSEVIAHKVGEPYGTIILAIAITIIEVSIIISLMVAGGEEAEALARDTIYSAVMLILNGIVGLCLFLGGLKFREQIFSKHSGTIALVSLIAIIILTLIFPTFTTSVTGPYYSEPQLVFASVACLIIYAFFLLAQTRRHRDYFLPQKDGEVIHEVVVTSTKMVVSLIFLLVSLGIVVLLAKTLSPTIENMVIANNLPKSLVGVIIAAVILLPESIAAINAARKNRLQTSMNLALGSALASIGLTIPCVAVVSSIYDMKIILGLDIKSIILLGLSVFIVMLSLVSGRTNFVYGAVLLVNLLAFIFLIIYP, encoded by the coding sequence ATGAAATTATTCTTACAGTGGACTGTCATTGGACCCATCTTAGCCTGGATACTCTTTTTCTCAGGTCTCATTTACGATAGCGGCACTTTTCAGATCATAGCCAGCTTGCTGCTGGGGGCCAGTGTAATGGCGGCAGTGCATCATTCAGAGGTCATTGCGCACAAAGTTGGAGAACCGTATGGAACTATTATCCTGGCCATCGCCATTACCATTATTGAAGTATCCATTATCATATCGCTGATGGTAGCCGGCGGCGAAGAAGCGGAAGCACTGGCGCGGGATACTATTTATTCAGCAGTCATGCTTATATTGAACGGGATCGTGGGGCTTTGCCTGTTCCTGGGCGGGCTGAAGTTCAGAGAACAGATCTTTTCCAAACACTCCGGCACCATTGCGCTTGTTTCACTGATAGCTATTATTATACTGACGCTCATATTTCCCACTTTTACCACCAGCGTAACAGGCCCGTATTATTCCGAACCGCAACTGGTTTTTGCTTCCGTAGCCTGTCTCATCATATACGCTTTCTTCCTGTTGGCGCAGACCCGGCGCCACCGCGACTACTTCCTGCCGCAAAAGGATGGCGAAGTTATTCATGAGGTAGTTGTTACAAGTACTAAAATGGTGGTGAGCCTGATATTTCTGCTGGTGAGCCTCGGCATTGTAGTATTGCTGGCTAAAACGCTTTCTCCTACTATCGAAAATATGGTGATCGCCAATAACCTGCCCAAATCCCTGGTAGGTGTGATCATTGCCGCCGTGATCCTCCTGCCGGAAAGCATTGCGGCTATCAATGCCGCCAGGAAGAACAGGTTACAAACCAGCATGAACCTGGCCCTGGGATCAGCCCTGGCGAGTATTGGCCTTACCATTCCCTGCGTGGCTGTGGTGAGCAGTATTTACGATATGAAAATCATCCTGGGATTGGATATTAAATCGATCATCCTGCTGGGATTGTCGGTATTTATCGTAATGCTTTCCCTGGTGTCCGGAAGAACAAATTTTGTTTATGGAGCTGTATTGCTGGTAAACCTCCTGGCCTTCATATTCCTGATCATCTACCCATAA
- a CDS encoding cupin domain-containing protein codes for MKSNPNSRRNAIQQIGLLTTGIFMLPSVSCNESRNIKETTSQPPPLPFLILPKEPLAPGAMGGDMRTLIRSAQTNKQFSCVEAVLAPKKIAGSPHKHADLDELMYVMEGTASVLMDNEVIEVSAGSWHLRPRGIVHVVWNSGNENLRLIDMYFNQNFEDYLEEVYHQIIPEVIKRNITFEEPAIAKRIAELDKKFGLTYYPEQQQALLDKYGLS; via the coding sequence ATGAAAAGCAACCCAAATTCCAGGCGTAACGCTATTCAACAGATCGGTTTACTGACAACAGGGATATTTATGCTTCCTTCGGTTTCCTGCAACGAATCCAGGAATATAAAAGAAACTACCTCCCAGCCCCCTCCTCTACCGTTTTTAATCCTTCCTAAAGAACCTTTAGCGCCTGGAGCTATGGGAGGTGATATGAGAACGTTGATCCGCAGCGCTCAGACAAATAAGCAGTTTTCCTGTGTAGAAGCAGTTTTAGCTCCGAAAAAGATTGCAGGAAGTCCGCATAAACATGCTGATCTGGACGAATTAATGTACGTTATGGAAGGGACTGCATCAGTATTGATGGATAATGAAGTGATAGAGGTCTCAGCAGGTAGCTGGCATTTGAGACCAAGAGGAATAGTGCATGTAGTCTGGAATTCCGGAAATGAAAATCTCCGCCTTATTGATATGTATTTCAATCAGAACTTTGAAGATTACCTGGAAGAAGTATATCACCAGATTATTCCGGAGGTTATCAAACGTAATATAACATTTGAAGAACCAGCAATTGCTAAACGTATTGCTGAGCTTGATAAAAAGTTTGGACTTACATACTATCCTGAACAACAGCAAGCGTTGCTTGATAAATATGGCTTGAGCTGA
- a CDS encoding RNA-binding protein: MNIYVSNLSFNVQDEDLKEFFAPYGEVTSAKVITDRETGRSRGFGFVEMPDDAAAQKAINELDGATVESRNISVSVAKPKEERPSRDGGGGRGGFNNRNSYNRNRY, translated from the coding sequence ATGAACATTTACGTTTCAAATTTAAGCTTCAACGTTCAGGATGAAGACCTGAAAGAATTTTTTGCTCCTTATGGAGAAGTTACCTCAGCTAAAGTTATTACAGATCGCGAAACAGGCAGGTCAAGAGGCTTCGGCTTTGTTGAAATGCCAGATGACGCTGCTGCCCAGAAAGCCATCAACGAACTGGATGGTGCTACAGTGGAAAGCAGGAACATCAGTGTGTCTGTTGCCAAACCGAAAGAAGAAAGGCCTTCACGTGATGGCGGCGGCGGCAGAGGCGGTTTCAATAACCGTAATAGCTACAACAGAAACAGGTATTAA
- a CDS encoding erythromycin esterase family protein, producing MKKIYLSFLLIILFSNIIDGQQLREQDIQKITKSSKSHRIIGLGEEEHFFYGSNSNRIEIIKELIRKRLVQSIVFEYPGLNAFFINEYIHNRLNKADLLSSLRKFKPLDAGPFFDSKEMLSFIDWVKEKNRTGNDIDILGMDFYNYSTAVEILQSTQIADKNKITLDSIRHSFDTLTYYLKTSPSSLVKEETRRLAEENFGKVKTLLSTIDTASSVSIRHVTRDLYDYAYLFTSLNSRDSVLFRNFRRIDNEKKTFLIWAANFHIQNDSLNMPIHSVSLFGNLMAKQYKEQYYKIGVLGSNPCKQTNDHRVLIPDASCSIKAKLDLIVIIEKGDRTTSILNNQEMPF from the coding sequence ATGAAGAAAATATATTTGAGTTTCCTGCTGATTATCCTTTTTTCAAACATAATTGATGGCCAGCAGCTACGGGAGCAGGATATTCAGAAGATCACAAAATCCAGTAAAAGCCATCGGATAATAGGTCTGGGAGAAGAAGAACATTTTTTCTATGGATCAAATAGTAATCGAATTGAAATAATAAAAGAACTGATCAGAAAAAGGCTGGTTCAATCGATCGTTTTTGAGTATCCGGGACTGAATGCTTTTTTCATAAACGAGTATATCCATAACAGACTTAATAAGGCAGACCTGCTATCTTCATTAAGAAAATTCAAACCACTTGATGCCGGCCCATTTTTCGACAGTAAGGAAATGCTATCATTTATTGATTGGGTCAAAGAGAAAAACAGAACAGGAAATGACATAGATATACTTGGCATGGACTTCTACAATTATAGTACGGCAGTAGAAATTCTGCAAAGCACCCAAATAGCAGATAAAAACAAGATCACCCTGGATAGTATACGTCACAGCTTTGATACATTGACCTATTATCTTAAAACCAGTCCATCCAGCCTGGTAAAGGAAGAAACCCGGAGGTTGGCAGAAGAAAACTTCGGAAAAGTAAAAACATTGCTATCTACGATAGATACGGCATCATCAGTATCCATACGGCATGTTACGCGCGACCTCTATGATTATGCTTACCTTTTTACCAGCCTCAATAGCCGGGATAGTGTTTTGTTCCGGAACTTCAGGAGAATTGACAATGAGAAAAAAACATTTCTGATCTGGGCGGCAAACTTCCATATTCAGAATGACAGTCTGAATATGCCAATTCATTCCGTGAGCCTGTTCGGAAACTTAATGGCAAAGCAGTATAAAGAGCAGTATTATAAGATCGGGGTGCTCGGTTCAAATCCCTGCAAGCAAACCAATGATCACAGGGTTCTCATCCCAGATGCGTCCTGTAGCATAAAAGCAAAATTAGACCTGATTGTAATAATAGAAAAAGGGGATCGGACCACCAGCATACTTAATAACCAGGAAATGCCATTTTGA
- a CDS encoding erythromycin esterase family protein, translating to MAKYQGILKSAILQECTSDNTGILINSLRDMNNSAMTKFIKLFSLLLLLSLSMCAQVKKHILQYTTPVKSAEFSDTCWDDLKPLAESIGEKRIVMLGEQFHGDGEAMKLKSRIVRFLHQQMGFKVLLFESDYFSLNHGYDAFKNGRISFDSLLYLSVFSIWTGCQQMDELFQYIKESTTTGNELIINGMDNRGISGYGFRYLQPAIESFLRSARIPFVKASEYPYFLSVLRQSATLIFGKNKAAIDSMVQLLPIVIDQVSERPVARDHLNSSFYLNVLNGLLINYQLSLHYFYGNEYKLHRKDHPLHDYQLAENLQWLVTKKFPADKIIVWAHNEHIEKGEMRPHQSSGYNSMGYLFTRKPGMLRQSYILGATCYEGSGKMVGHPEATKTTRPSRNSIEAWLHGTGNQYAFSDLSHLNRIDSSARFIMRTYFNTESNQEWTKYYDGILYNNFAHPCIEKARNKLNGQQLSGQDPE from the coding sequence GTGGCAAAATACCAGGGCATATTAAAATCAGCTATTTTACAGGAATGCACATCCGACAATACTGGTATTCTCATAAATAGCCTCAGAGATATGAATAATTCTGCCATGACAAAATTTATTAAACTCTTTTCCTTACTCCTGCTACTTTCCTTATCCATGTGCGCTCAGGTAAAGAAGCATATCCTTCAATACACAACACCTGTAAAAAGTGCTGAATTCAGTGATACCTGTTGGGACGATCTGAAACCACTTGCTGAATCTATCGGCGAAAAGCGCATTGTTATGCTGGGCGAGCAGTTCCATGGAGATGGAGAGGCAATGAAACTCAAATCAAGAATTGTACGTTTCCTGCACCAGCAAATGGGGTTTAAAGTACTACTATTTGAAAGCGATTATTTTTCCCTTAATCATGGATACGATGCTTTCAAAAATGGCAGGATCTCTTTTGATAGTTTGTTATACCTGAGCGTGTTTTCTATCTGGACAGGTTGCCAACAAATGGATGAGCTTTTTCAATATATCAAAGAAAGCACTACCACCGGGAATGAGCTGATAATAAATGGGATGGACAATAGAGGAATAAGCGGGTACGGCTTTCGTTATCTCCAACCTGCTATTGAAAGCTTTTTAAGATCCGCCCGGATTCCCTTTGTGAAAGCGTCTGAATATCCATATTTCCTATCCGTTCTACGTCAATCAGCCACGCTGATTTTTGGCAAGAACAAGGCAGCCATTGACAGTATGGTACAACTATTACCTATTGTAATAGACCAGGTATCTGAAAGGCCCGTCGCCCGGGACCACCTGAATAGCAGCTTTTACCTGAACGTGCTCAATGGCCTGTTGATCAATTACCAGTTGAGCTTGCATTATTTTTACGGGAACGAATATAAACTGCATCGGAAAGATCATCCCCTGCATGATTATCAGCTGGCTGAAAATTTGCAATGGCTGGTCACTAAAAAATTCCCTGCTGACAAGATCATTGTTTGGGCGCACAATGAACACATAGAAAAAGGGGAGATGCGCCCGCATCAATCCAGTGGCTATAACAGTATGGGATACTTATTTACCCGGAAGCCCGGGATGCTCCGGCAATCCTATATTCTTGGGGCTACCTGTTATGAAGGAAGCGGAAAGATGGTTGGTCATCCAGAGGCGACAAAGACTACCCGACCTTCCAGAAACAGCATAGAAGCCTGGCTCCATGGAACAGGCAACCAGTATGCTTTTTCAGACCTTTCGCATTTAAACAGGATTGACAGCAGCGCCAGATTTATTATGAGAACCTATTTTAACACAGAATCCAACCAGGAATGGACAAAATACTATGACGGGATCCTGTATAATAATTTTGCACACCCTTGCATAGAGAAGGCCCGAAACAAATTGAACGGTCAGCAGCTATCAGGCCAGGATCCAGAATAA